The following are encoded in a window of Roseimaritima ulvae genomic DNA:
- a CDS encoding exosortase/archaeosortase family protein: protein MANRSTKRRRRKPPTHPQAARAQEPRASKTPSRESRHQTSQPVAEAPLYQVSGHELLKGYLPALAAFLGVLLFAYWPTLLWLEDSWRNEPDYSHGYLVLPLAGLLCWQRRELFPGVTGRVNWSGLALIALAVVMRIVGRLSYTDFLDAWSLLPLITGTVLLLFGWAAMKWALPAIGFLFLMIPLPYQAESLLSWKLQGIASELSTVMLRILGQPAVSEGHVIWIDDQRLHVEEACSGMRIFVGVAALAYFWAASVTRSWIDRVILLAAVIPLAVMVNATRITAVGLLNQMFDDTVSRNRIHDWSGYMMIPLAFFILWLVKVYWQRLYRPLEQLTARDFVPSST, encoded by the coding sequence TTGGCAAACCGCAGTACAAAGAGACGACGGCGAAAACCTCCCACCCACCCGCAGGCCGCCCGTGCTCAAGAACCCCGTGCTTCGAAGACTCCCAGCCGGGAAAGTCGCCACCAGACCTCTCAGCCGGTCGCCGAAGCTCCGCTTTACCAGGTCTCCGGCCATGAACTACTGAAGGGGTACTTACCGGCGCTGGCGGCGTTCCTCGGTGTGCTGCTGTTTGCCTACTGGCCCACGCTGTTGTGGCTGGAAGACTCCTGGCGTAATGAACCCGATTACTCCCATGGCTATTTGGTGCTGCCTCTGGCGGGACTGCTGTGCTGGCAGCGCCGCGAACTATTCCCTGGCGTCACCGGACGCGTCAACTGGAGTGGCCTGGCACTAATCGCGCTGGCGGTCGTGATGCGGATCGTGGGACGCTTGTCCTACACCGACTTCCTCGACGCTTGGTCCTTGCTTCCTTTGATCACGGGTACGGTTTTGCTGTTATTCGGCTGGGCAGCCATGAAATGGGCCCTGCCGGCAATTGGTTTCCTGTTCCTGATGATCCCCTTGCCTTACCAAGCGGAAAGCTTGCTCAGCTGGAAACTGCAAGGTATCGCGTCTGAATTGAGCACGGTGATGCTGCGGATACTGGGCCAACCGGCCGTGTCCGAAGGGCATGTGATCTGGATCGATGACCAACGACTGCACGTCGAGGAAGCCTGCTCAGGCATGCGGATCTTTGTCGGGGTTGCCGCGTTAGCCTACTTCTGGGCCGCTTCGGTAACCCGCAGCTGGATCGATCGCGTGATCCTGCTGGCGGCAGTTATCCCCTTGGCGGTGATGGTAAACGCCACCAGGATCACTGCGGTCGGATTATTGAACCAAATGTTTGACGATACCGTCAGCCGCAATAGAATCCATGACTGGTCGGGGTACATGATGATCCCCTTAGCTTTCTTCATCTTGTGGCTGGTGAAGGTTTACTGGCAGCGACTCTACCGCCCGCTGGAACAGCTCACCGCAAGGGATTTTGTACCGAGTTCGACGTAG
- a CDS encoding polysaccharide biosynthesis tyrosine autokinase, with protein sequence MTTHAPPKGIPGYSAGSPGAAPPFQFDPWLIWVTFRRCWMWALPCGLVLAGIAAYVVQRDFVPRYRASHLLEASQDYVLFKNLLPTAGSNLSGTERTILLNSIVLDPVLEDASLRKAPSLSDPLIAEQNLRRNISISSGGAATRMVVSYTDTDQQAAAMVCNAIVDSYLRQRNAFDSSRMRNLERWLEPETTRWEQEVESRQLRVQELSARLMGYAPTERVDAMEDKNSFSMMQSLHSQVANLTYELAVLDAHHAMREELRGEQGLESPEDSVKRIEPTPEAIAQTVANNPSVKEAQAHIARYKKIMLEMEDNGRIRVARDHYEDMQSRRDEWTAKLEQATKDAQEQALAYLNQKADEDFEARKAAAIVERERKRAAQIAADEQERKSLVAKLEIAQSLYDEERERMSQYGGATAELSFARQELEVANDVLSKLRGRVAAIQTERRQDGAVRSLAAAKPPSRPIEKIPYKKMFMASAGAMALPFLLGLLWEFRVRRISDGSTLSKMTGLAPVVGEVSRLPAGSGSRRSRRLFEESIDTLRSNLFLSVRTRDTRSIAVASSMSGEGKSSVASQLAISIAKATGELVLLVDADLRCPDQHDIFGLEMGPGLCGVLSEEATLKDAVDTSLGDLIHVLPAGHLTSSPHRLINPSAMRDFVDRALADYRFVVVDTAPVLAAGETLAVASAVDSTLLCVMRDVSRTENLTRSMRRLEASGANIAGTVFSGVSPREYAYRYGNYDYAIAGETNS encoded by the coding sequence ATGACTACTCATGCACCTCCCAAAGGCATTCCGGGTTACTCGGCTGGGTCCCCAGGGGCCGCGCCGCCCTTTCAGTTTGACCCTTGGCTGATCTGGGTGACGTTTCGCCGCTGCTGGATGTGGGCCTTGCCTTGCGGACTGGTGCTGGCTGGCATTGCGGCCTACGTGGTACAGCGAGACTTTGTACCTCGATATCGCGCCAGCCACCTGCTTGAGGCCAGCCAGGACTACGTGCTGTTCAAGAATTTGCTGCCAACCGCTGGCTCCAACCTTTCGGGTACCGAAAGAACCATCCTGTTGAATTCGATCGTGCTGGATCCGGTACTGGAGGATGCCTCGCTAAGAAAGGCCCCCAGTCTTTCCGATCCCTTGATTGCAGAACAAAATTTGCGTCGTAATATCTCCATTAGTAGTGGTGGTGCGGCGACACGGATGGTCGTCAGTTACACCGACACCGACCAACAAGCCGCTGCCATGGTCTGCAACGCCATTGTGGATTCGTACCTGCGGCAGCGGAACGCATTCGACAGCAGCCGCATGCGGAATCTGGAACGCTGGCTGGAACCCGAGACCACACGTTGGGAACAAGAAGTGGAAAGCCGGCAGTTAAGGGTCCAAGAGTTGAGTGCTAGGCTCATGGGTTACGCGCCTACCGAGCGGGTCGACGCAATGGAGGACAAAAACAGTTTCTCCATGATGCAGAGCCTACACTCGCAAGTCGCAAACCTAACCTACGAACTGGCAGTCCTGGACGCCCATCACGCGATGCGCGAAGAGCTTCGTGGCGAACAAGGTCTGGAATCGCCCGAGGACTCGGTCAAGCGAATCGAACCCACACCGGAGGCGATTGCACAGACGGTTGCGAACAACCCCAGTGTCAAGGAAGCCCAGGCTCACATCGCCCGGTACAAGAAAATCATGCTCGAAATGGAAGACAATGGGCGAATTCGAGTGGCTCGCGACCACTACGAAGACATGCAGTCGCGGCGTGATGAGTGGACCGCCAAACTGGAGCAGGCTACCAAAGACGCACAGGAGCAAGCGTTGGCTTACCTGAATCAAAAAGCGGACGAAGACTTCGAAGCTCGCAAGGCCGCTGCGATTGTTGAACGCGAACGGAAACGGGCAGCACAGATCGCCGCTGACGAGCAGGAACGCAAATCGCTGGTCGCTAAATTGGAAATTGCCCAATCGCTGTATGACGAAGAAAGAGAGCGAATGTCACAATATGGCGGTGCCACGGCCGAACTTAGTTTTGCCAGGCAAGAGCTTGAAGTGGCCAACGACGTCTTGTCAAAACTGCGCGGACGCGTAGCGGCGATTCAGACCGAACGCAGACAGGACGGTGCAGTCCGCTCGCTAGCTGCTGCCAAACCGCCGTCCCGCCCGATCGAAAAAATCCCCTACAAAAAGATGTTCATGGCCTCCGCTGGGGCGATGGCGCTGCCCTTCCTGCTGGGCTTGTTGTGGGAGTTCCGAGTGCGTCGAATCTCCGACGGCAGCACGCTCTCCAAGATGACCGGGCTCGCCCCTGTGGTGGGCGAAGTGTCTCGGTTGCCGGCCGGCAGCGGAAGTCGCCGCAGTCGCCGCCTGTTCGAAGAAAGCATCGACACCTTGCGTTCCAACCTGTTCCTGTCCGTTCGCACCCGGGATACGCGATCCATCGCGGTGGCGAGCAGCATGTCCGGGGAAGGCAAAAGCAGCGTCGCATCGCAGTTGGCAATTTCGATTGCCAAAGCCACGGGCGAGCTAGTCCTGCTGGTCGATGCCGACCTGCGTTGTCCCGATCAGCACGACATTTTTGGGCTGGAAATGGGACCGGGATTGTGCGGTGTATTGTCGGAAGAAGCGACGCTCAAAGACGCGGTTGATACCAGCCTCGGGGACTTGATTCACGTCTTGCCCGCGGGCCACCTGACCAGCAGCCCGCATCGCTTGATCAATCCATCGGCGATGCGTGACTTTGTTGACCGCGCGTTAGCAGATTACCGCTTTGTGGTCGTCGATACGGCCCCCGTGCTGGCGGCCGGAGAAACCCTGGCGGTCGCATCGGCGGTCGACTCGACGTTGCTGTGCGTAATGCGAGACGTCAGCCGCACAGAAAATCTGACCCGCAGCATGCGACGCTTGGAAGCTTCAGGAGCAAACATTGCGGGCACCGTGTTCAGTGGGGTCAGTCCCCGCGAGTACGCCTACCGATATGGAAATTACGATTACGCCATCGCCGGAGAAACAAACTCCTAG